One Methylophaga marina DNA window includes the following coding sequences:
- a CDS encoding protein-L-isoaspartate O-methyltransferase family protein codes for MSLLNHAHHNMVVQQVRPSEVLDNAVLSVMTEVSRADFVDEHLAMMAYADTMLPLSHGQTMLSPILEGRFLQALHLTPETNVLEIGTGSGYFTALLAKLARHVISVEFYSDLSERAAQRLSHAGIGNVTLTVGDASQGWSLVERVDIIVVTAACADIPDDYLQSLKVGGKLLIVTGKAPAMPVKLITRTSEREWQTIVLFETVIPYLINAEPSQPFEF; via the coding sequence GTGTCGTTGCTAAATCATGCTCATCATAATATGGTCGTTCAGCAAGTTCGTCCCAGTGAAGTGCTTGATAACGCCGTTTTAAGCGTGATGACAGAGGTGTCCAGAGCTGATTTTGTTGATGAGCATTTAGCGATGATGGCTTATGCCGATACAATGCTGCCTCTCTCTCATGGGCAGACCATGTTATCACCGATATTAGAAGGCCGGTTTTTACAGGCTTTACACCTTACTCCTGAAACAAATGTCCTAGAAATCGGAACCGGCTCCGGGTATTTCACCGCTTTATTGGCTAAACTGGCACGCCACGTGATATCTGTTGAGTTTTATTCAGATCTCTCTGAAAGAGCAGCACAACGTTTATCTCATGCAGGTATCGGCAATGTGACCTTAACGGTGGGCGATGCCAGCCAAGGTTGGTCGTTAGTCGAGCGTGTGGACATAATTGTCGTAACAGCAGCTTGCGCCGATATTCCTGATGACTATTTACAAAGTCTGAAAGTGGGCGGAAAACTACTTATCGTGACCGGTAAAGCACCGGCAATGCCTGTTAAATTAATCACGCGAACAAGTGAACGGGAATGGCAAACCATAGTTCTGTTTGAGACCGTTATCCCATATTTGATTAACGCTGAACCCAGCCAACCATTTGAATTTTAA
- a CDS encoding rhodanese-like domain-containing protein, with the protein MKHMTPTEFSTLLLSDVPPVMIDVRESHELIHGMIEGAIHIPMNEIPSRLEELGSYQDKTVAIICRSGKRSAQVGQFLEHVGFNDVINLEGGMNSWAVDVDNSMSTY; encoded by the coding sequence ATGAAACACATGACCCCCACTGAATTTAGCACCTTATTACTAAGTGATGTCCCTCCTGTCATGATTGATGTCAGAGAGAGTCATGAGCTAATACATGGAATGATTGAAGGGGCAATACATATTCCTATGAATGAGATTCCATCACGCCTCGAAGAGTTAGGCTCTTATCAAGATAAAACAGTGGCTATTATTTGTCGAAGTGGCAAGCGAAGTGCTCAAGTAGGTCAGTTTCTCGAACATGTTGGCTTTAATGATGTGATTAATCTTGAAGGTGGCATGAACAGCTGGGCTGTAGATGTTGATAATTCAATGTCGACTTATTAG